One stretch of Nicotiana tabacum cultivar K326 chromosome 18, ASM71507v2, whole genome shotgun sequence DNA includes these proteins:
- the LOC107771948 gene encoding uncharacterized protein LOC107771948: MNMFVHNLKVGLFGFLETRIKRAKGLNASFYLCQGWSFVTNLDKYPGGRIWLLWKPHLYDVDIRLVTKQMIHCKVKHKGSRMRFNMTMVYGFNEQAARRKLWEDINQIGAKMDEPWAVMGDFNCILNREERIGSRVTMAETRDFRQCIEACGLKDLRSSGAFIMWNNKQGGDSRVYNRIDKVLVNTEWIIELPPPEVHFMHEEFQIKVQEVWKKEIHGTKMYQLIGKLNRTKSVLLKLNKEKFSNVERRAEAAMEQLTECQRKIQNDPRNVELIEEEVLCNRLKGVLPTIISENQSAFVEGSHDLGFVEEMIYALNFPVKFIKWTMKCMTTTQYSIALNGGLYGCIERKRGLRHGDTISPLIFVICMEYFTRLMQWVATQEGFAFHTKCKGLKLNHPCFADDVLIFCKGEYQSIMLMLRGLQTFSNTSGLSTNDRKSNVYSANMDRQCLENICEITGYKKGTMPFMYLGVPIVSRKLKAIDCEILVEKLSTRIHSWGSKNLSPKNKGGVGIRECIKWNEAAVAKYVWNIANKEDNLWVKWINHIYPKGEDWWQHRPSKDSCWYWRKICDIRDIYVTGYIGNGWQSRTRKYTIKSGYNWRRGRLDQWPWCRGVWNKMNVPKHSFSRWLVMRKKLLTKDRTLKMKITEDSDCMICVGNTESIEHLFFECTCSRLCLVEVLKWLGINIQNMEVMGIWRRMTRIAKGKIGRSFTKAVLAAVIYHIWKARNETIWRKRVP, translated from the exons ATGAATATGTTTGTCCATAATTTGAAGGTTGGCTTGTTTGGATTTCTTGAAACAAGGATAAAAAGAGCTAAGGGACTGAATGCTTCTTTTTATCTTTGTCAAGGGTGGTCATTTGTTACAAATTTAGATAAATATCCTGGGGGTAGGATTTGGTTGTTGTGGAAACCACATTTGTATGATGTTGATATAAGGCTAGTTACAAAACAAATGATACATTGCAAAGTAAAACACAAGGGGAGCAGAATGAGGTTTAATATGACTATGGTATATGGCTTTAATGAACAAGCTGCTAGAAGGAAATTATGGGAAGACATCAATCAAATAGGGGCCAAAATGGATGAACCATGGGCTGTAATGGGTGACTTTAATTGTATTCTAAATAGAGAGGAGAGAATAGGGAGTAGAGTCACTATGGCTGAAACAAGGGATTTTAGGCAGTGTATTGAAGCCTGTGGGTTGAAGGATTTAAGATCCTCAGGGGCATTCATCATGTGGAACAACAAACAAGGGGGGGATAGCAGGGTGTATAACAGAATAGACAAAGTATTGGTAAATACTGAATGGATAATAGAATTACCACCACCAGAGGTACACTTCATGCATGAAG AATTCCAAATAAAGGTACAGGAAGTTTGGAAGAAGGAGATACATGGCACAAAGATGTATCAGCTGATAGGGAAACTAAACAGAACAAAGAGTGTATTATTGAAATTAAACAAGGAAAAATTTTCAAATGTAGAAAGAAGGGCAGAAGCAGCAATGGAGCAACTGACAGAATGCCAAAGGAAGATACAAAATGATCCTAGAAATGTGGAACTAATTGAAGAGGAG GTGCTATGTAATAGGCTAAAAGGTGTGCTACCAACTATAATATCGGAAAATCAGAGTGCTTTTGTGGAAGGCAGTCATGACCTG GGGTTTGTGGAAGAAATGATCTATGCTTTGAACTTCCCTGTAAAGTTCATCAAATGGACAATGAAGTGCATGACAACTACTCAGTACTCAATTGCTCTGAATGGTGGGTTGTATGGATGTATTGAGCGGAAAAGGGGCCTAAGACATGGTGATACTATTTCACCACTCATCTTTGTAATATGCATGGAGTACTTCACTAGACTTATGCAATGGGTAGCTACACAGGAGGGGTTTGCATTCCACACAAAGTGTAAAGGGTTAAAGCTAAACCACCCTTGCTTTGCAGATGATGTATTGATATTCTGTAAAGGGGAGTATCAAAGTATTATGCTAATGTTGAGGGGATTACAAACTTTCTCTAATACTTCTGGGTTAAGTACTAATGATAGAAAATCAAATGTATACAGTGCAAATATGGATAGGCAGTGCTTGGAGAACATATGTGAAATAACAGGTTACAAAAAAGGGACTATGCCATTCATGTACCTAGGAGTTCCTATAGTTTCAAGGAAACTAAAGGCAATTGATTGTGAAATATTGGTGGAGAAGCTAAGTACAAGAATACACTCATGGGGCTCAAAGAATCTATC GCCAAAAAATAAAGGAGGGGTGGGTATAAGGGAATGTATAAAATGGAATGAAGCTGCGGTGGCAAAATATGTGTGGAATATAGCAAACAAAGAAGACAACTTGTGGGTGAAATGGATCAACCACATCTATCCGAAGGGAGAAGATTGGTGGCAGCATAGGCCCTCAAAAGATAGTTGTTGGTActggagaaaaatttgtgacatCCGTGACATATATGTAACTGGATACATAGGAAATGGCTGGCAATCTAGGACAAGGAAGTACACAATCAAGAGTGGCTATAATTGGAGAAGAGGAAGGCTAGATCAATGGCCTTGGTGCAGAGGAGTGTGGAATAAAATGAATGTTCCTAAACACAGCTTCAGCCGTTGGCTTGTGATGAGGAAGAAACTGCTGACAAAAGATAGAACACTGAAAATGAAAATAACTGAAGATAGTGACTGCATGATATGCGTAGGAAACACAGAATCCATTGAACATTTGTTCTTTGAATGCACATGCTCAAGATTGTGCTTGGTTGAAGTGTTAAAATGGCTTGGGATAAATATACAGAACATGGAAGTGATGGGGATATGGAGAAGGATGACTAGAATTGCAAAAGGGAAAATTGGAAGATCATTTACGAAGGCAGTTCTGGCAGCAGTCATATATCATATATGGAAAGCCAGGAATGAAACTATATGGAGGAAAAGAGTGCCTTGA